A region of the Lycium barbarum isolate Lr01 chromosome 1, ASM1917538v2, whole genome shotgun sequence genome:
GAAATTTCAATTTTTATCAATTCAaacttcaaaaaagaaaaaaaagaaaaaaacagttTATTTTCATAAGTTCGAACTTAAGGATATTTGCTAAACTCCACAACAGAGACATGGAATTTCGGCTGTATAAGTTCGAACTTAGGACAAAACATATATTATTTAACAAGACTTGTTCAAGCTCTATGATATGAAGATATTGTCCTGAAATTCAAAAGAGGTATCACGAGTGAAGTAATAATCGTTGAGTGACCTATTAAAAAACTTAAATTACTTTCTCTGTCTTATTTTTTTATGTGAAGGCGTTACTATTTGAGGAGTCAAACAATTTTTTCTTTGACAATAGTTCTCTCAAACTTCTTAAAGATATTTTGAATCATAATCTATATTGACTTGTACTATTTTTAgtgtaatttttaaatatgtaaattttattttgaaatatttaaataatCCGAATTGATGATCAAAATAAAGTATTTTAACCCTCATACTCCGAACACCTTCACGTAAACTGGGACAGAGGGCGAATAGTTTTCCATTATTTCACTCATGTTACCTAATTTAAGAAGGAATCATAGTTTATCATAGTTCCTCCAATGATCATATTCCAAACTCCATGAATCCTTAGAGTTTTGAACTGCATTTGTATTTCTTGGTTTTTTTGGAACACAACGCTAGAAGTGTATTTTATCCAAATATTATTTCCGCCATAACAAATAGctattttattaattatattttagatGGTGATTAAATATCAACAAATGGTCCAAAAAATAACCATCCAGGTTTTTTTAACTCATAGACAACCTTTCAAGATTGTTTTTACTCGAAAACTTCCAACCAGTACAAAAACTTGATAAATAAACAATGTTTTGTTCTTTTAGTCACCTTAACCAAATAAAAAAGGGACTAATACTCGTCAATATGATCACAGAAATTGAAAAGCTTTCAAGATTGTTACTATAGGAAAGCCTTACAACTAGAACAAGAACTGTGATATAGCTTGATCTTTAAAGAAAGCTTATGTTTGGAAACCAACAACCAATAGAAATTTTTTAATGCATTGGAGTCCTAACAACTAACAAATATTTCAAGAATACCATAATTTGAAAGACTTCAAACTAGCTAATACGAGAAGTCCAGAACTCTGATAACTTGATCTAACCGATAAGTGCCAATAGCAAAATCCATCCCATATAATCTGGAATAACAAACTAAAAAAGTTTTCTACCACATTAGGGAATTAAGAGGGTGGAAAGTGTGAGTGCAAAACATAACCATATGGTACTCCTCAATTTAATTTGAGGCATCCTACAAAAACATATGGCATCAAGAACTAGCATTTCATAAAATATGACGCATTCCAGATGGAGATCTTTTTCTTGCCTGGGGTCTGTCTAAGGTCCCTCTCATCAGACTACTCACATTTTTCCAGTTCATTAGAGCTGCTTCTGCATTTTGTTCAGCTTCCAACCGAGCAACACGCTCCTTTGCCAATTCTGCTTCAACATGCCTCATCACCCTCAGCTTTGATTCAACCTGTTAAATACCAAAAGGTACAAGAATTAACATATATACAAGGTACTCAATCGGTCACAATCACATCAACAAGTTTTCCTGCATGAGCCATCAGGGGCAGAGCTAGGTATGCAATCCAAATACAAGGTCAAATTATCTTTTTTATATAATAGATGTCGAAATTCTTTGGCTTCTTTGtgtatatacaaggtgaaaatattattctttttgtgtatATAGCCATTAGTCGTTACAATTTACTAGTGCTTTTCTTGACAATAACTATTGCACAACAAGGGTTGAATACATACCTTTAATTCCTTGAAAAGGTCTTCTGTATATGGTCTTCCATCATTCTTTTCCACAACCAAATtcacaagtaaaagaagattaCTCAATTGTTCAGCTTTCTTCAATGGATCCTGATTCTTATTGTCGAAAAGTACTTGTCTATTTCCACATTGTTTGAGGACTTCCGGTAACGGCAGTACAAATAATTAATTGAATTGAATCAACTTTCACACTCATGAGCAAACGAATTTAACTTTTTATACACATAACTTGACGAATAATGCTAAAATGCAAATAAAATAAGAAAGTATGATCTGCCAGTTTAATGTACTCCAAAAGCTAAGGTTCAATATAAGTACATCCCATCTTATTACATAAGATCTCTGTAAATAATCTAGCCTTTAAAGGCTCAGGACAACGGTCTAAGTATTGAACCAAAATCTCATCGTTTTCTTCAAGCTCGTCTCCTCCAGTGAAAACCACAATCATGTAATCACTAATTTTGCTCTCAAAGAGCTCCAGAAAACAATGGATAGCAGCTTGTTCTTCTCTTGAAAACCAAGTTCGTACAGACAGAACCAAAAGTACAGCATGGATGCCATCCTTACACAAATTCATGCATTTTACAAGTTCCTTTATAACAAAATCAGGGTCTCGAGAAATATCAAACAATCCTGCAATTTCCACAACCTCAGCTATATCAATAACTTTACAGATTACACAATAAAACAAGATACAAACATGCATATGTGAATTGAGAATCTAGAATTAGTAGGTTCAGAATGAATGTGATGTGATCTTATTAGATACATTACAGAAATCTCCCTAGAAATGAAGAAATTTGGCTATATATACCAGGAGTATCAATCACATTAAGTATCTGTCCATCGTCTAATTGAGTACTCTGAAGCTGGCAAGCACTTGTAACAGCAGAAGAGCAATGCATTGACCTGAATGCCATTCTTCCGAGAATACTATTGCCTGTCGCACTTTTACCATCACCTGTCCGCCCAATAAGAAGTAGAGTCCGATCCCCATTTTTAGCAATTTCCCAATCATTGC
Encoded here:
- the LOC132616476 gene encoding immune-associated nucleotide-binding protein 9-like, whose product is MGGNALSNDWEIAKNGDRTLLLIGRTGDGKSATGNSILGRMAFRSMHCSSAVTSACQLQSTQLDDGQILNVIDTPGLFDISRDPDFVIKELVKCMNLCKDGIHAVLLVLSVRTWFSREEQAAIHCFLELFESKISDYMIVVFTGGDELEENDEILVQYLDRCPEPLKEVLKQCGNRQVLFDNKNQDPLKKAEQLSNLLLLVNLVVEKNDGRPYTEDLFKELKVESKLRVMRHVEAELAKERVARLEAEQNAEAALMNWKNIIWDGFCYWHLSVRSSYQSSGLLVLASLKSFKLWRFAEIFRQRRADINSSINLFVPSAEKTIREKMNEGDSLFVNNR